The following are encoded together in the Myxococcus guangdongensis genome:
- the ychF gene encoding redox-regulated ATPase YchF: MALSIGIVGLPNVGKSTLFNALSAAGAQAANYPFCTIEPNVGVVPVPDERLDKLSELIKPLKKIPTSLEFVDIAGLVRGASKGEGLGNQFLGNIRQVDAVLHVLRCFEDDNVTHVEGGVNPVRDRDVVDTELCLKDLETVDKRRERTQKNTKMGGKAGDEAKAEMALLDRVKAGLDNGVTVRAQKLTEEEKAVIHDLFLLTDKPVLYVANIGEGEIGKEDANKHVAAVKEMAAKEGFEVVVLAAALESEIQQLPETERPGFLESAGLSEPGLHKVVRAGYKLLGLWTYFTVGEQECRAWTIHQGYKAPQAAGVIHSDFERGFIKAEVMRWEDLVKLGSESAVKEKGLLRMEGKEYLVQDGDCMHFRFNV, encoded by the coding sequence ATGGCGCTATCCATCGGCATCGTCGGGCTGCCCAACGTGGGCAAGTCCACCCTGTTCAACGCGTTGTCGGCCGCGGGCGCGCAGGCGGCCAACTACCCGTTCTGCACCATCGAGCCCAACGTGGGTGTGGTGCCGGTGCCGGATGAGCGCCTGGACAAGCTGTCCGAGCTCATCAAGCCGCTGAAGAAGATCCCCACGTCGCTGGAGTTCGTGGACATCGCGGGCCTGGTGCGCGGCGCCTCCAAGGGCGAGGGCCTGGGCAACCAGTTCCTGGGCAACATCCGGCAGGTGGACGCGGTGCTGCATGTGCTGCGCTGCTTCGAGGACGACAACGTCACCCACGTCGAGGGCGGGGTGAATCCGGTGAGGGACCGGGACGTGGTCGACACGGAGCTGTGCCTGAAGGACCTGGAGACGGTGGACAAGCGCCGCGAGCGCACCCAGAAGAACACGAAGATGGGTGGCAAGGCGGGCGACGAGGCCAAGGCGGAGATGGCGCTCCTGGACCGCGTGAAGGCGGGGCTGGACAACGGCGTCACGGTTCGCGCGCAGAAGCTGACGGAGGAGGAGAAGGCGGTCATCCATGACTTGTTCCTCCTGACGGACAAGCCGGTGCTGTACGTGGCGAACATCGGGGAAGGGGAGATTGGGAAGGAGGACGCCAACAAGCACGTCGCGGCGGTGAAGGAGATGGCCGCGAAGGAGGGCTTCGAGGTGGTGGTGTTGGCGGCGGCGCTGGAGTCGGAGATTCAGCAGCTGCCCGAGACCGAGCGTCCGGGCTTCCTGGAGAGCGCGGGGCTGTCGGAGCCGGGTCTGCACAAGGTGGTGCGGGCGGGCTACAAGCTCTTGGGCCTGTGGACGTACTTCACGGTGGGCGAGCAGGAGTGCCGCGCCTGGACGATTCACCAGGGCTACAAGGCGCCGCAGGCGGCGGGCGTCATCCACTCGGACTTCGAGCGCGGCTTCATCAAGGCCGAGGTGATGCGCTGGGAGGACCTGGTGAAGCTGGGCAGTGAGTCCGCGGTGAAGGAGAAGGGGCTCCTGCGGATGGAAGGCAAGGAGTACCTGGTGCAGGACGGCGACTGCATGCACTTCCGCTTCAACGTGTGA
- the atpF gene encoding F0F1 ATP synthase subunit B — MFLPSVLAASNLVSVQPGLIFWTLITFVIVFFVLKSKAWGPILQLVEEREKQISAAVESAKRERAEAEKLLADQKTAIAEARRQAADETRRNQQEMEKFREELMAKSRKEAEELKLSARREIDEQKTKAIAEVRSMAVDLAMEVAGKLINERMDDSKHRALAEQFVQGLPLSGTGNAGVRRSA, encoded by the coding sequence ATGTTCCTGCCCTCCGTCCTCGCCGCCAGCAACCTCGTGAGCGTCCAGCCGGGCCTCATCTTCTGGACCCTCATCACCTTCGTCATCGTCTTCTTCGTCCTGAAGTCGAAGGCGTGGGGACCCATCCTGCAGTTGGTCGAGGAGCGTGAGAAGCAGATCTCCGCCGCCGTGGAGAGCGCCAAGCGTGAGCGCGCCGAGGCGGAGAAGCTGCTGGCCGACCAGAAGACGGCCATCGCGGAGGCCCGCCGTCAGGCCGCCGACGAGACGCGCCGCAACCAGCAGGAGATGGAGAAGTTCCGCGAGGAGCTGATGGCCAAGAGCCGCAAGGAGGCGGAGGAGCTGAAGCTGTCCGCGCGTCGGGAGATCGACGAGCAGAAGACCAAGGCCATCGCCGAGGTGCGCTCCATGGCCGTGGACCTGGCGATGGAAGTGGCCGGCAAGCTCATCAACGAGCGCATGGACGACAGCAAGCACCGCGCGCTGGCCGAGCAGTTCGTGCAGGGCCTCCCCCTGAGCGGCACCGGCAACGCCGGCGTTCGCCGGTCGGCCTAG
- a CDS encoding class I SAM-dependent methyltransferase translates to MPSVVDFGRTSSDYLKHRQGFPEAFFARLAREGVLRPGLRAVDVGTGTGTVARGLVRQGCAVTATDISTNMLSAARQLASDAALSMDFREAPAESTGLPANAFDLVTAGQCWHWFDRPAAAREALRLLVPGGRLVIAHLDWLLLPGNVVEATEALMSAFNPDPPDHARFGCGVGLYPQWLRDVTDAGFMPLETFSFDVLIPYTHESWRGRCRASALVAATLPPDEVERFDAAHARLLAERFPQDALDISHRVFALLATRP, encoded by the coding sequence ATGCCTTCTGTCGTCGACTTCGGCCGCACGTCCTCCGACTACTTGAAGCATCGCCAGGGCTTCCCGGAGGCCTTCTTCGCCCGGCTCGCGCGTGAAGGCGTTTTGCGCCCTGGCTTGCGCGCCGTCGACGTCGGCACGGGCACCGGCACTGTCGCCCGGGGACTCGTCCGACAGGGGTGCGCCGTCACCGCGACCGATATCTCGACGAACATGCTCTCGGCGGCCCGTCAGCTCGCCTCGGATGCCGCGCTCTCCATGGACTTCCGTGAGGCCCCCGCTGAGTCCACGGGGCTCCCCGCCAATGCCTTCGATCTCGTGACCGCCGGACAGTGCTGGCACTGGTTCGACCGGCCCGCCGCGGCTCGCGAGGCGCTGCGTCTACTCGTCCCTGGTGGGCGGCTCGTCATCGCCCATCTCGACTGGCTGCTGCTGCCTGGCAACGTCGTCGAAGCCACCGAAGCGCTCATGAGCGCCTTCAACCCCGACCCTCCCGACCACGCGCGCTTCGGCTGTGGCGTGGGGCTCTATCCGCAGTGGCTCCGCGACGTCACAGACGCCGGCTTCATGCCCTTGGAGACCTTCTCCTTCGACGTGCTCATTCCCTACACCCACGAGTCCTGGCGCGGTCGCTGCCGCGCCAGTGCCCTGGTCGCCGCCACCCTTCCTCCCGATGAAGTGGAGCGCTTTGACGCTGCCCACGCCCGACTCCTCGCCGAGCGCTTCCCCCAGGACGCGCTCGACATCTCTCACCGCGTCTTCGCACTCCTCGCCACGCGTCCCTGA
- a CDS encoding ATP synthase F0 subunit C — protein MTNLALAFLAAGLGAGLSIIGAALGIGKLAAAAMDATGRQPAAGGDIRTTMIIAAALIEGATLFALVVCVLLATKA, from the coding sequence ATGACCAACCTCGCTCTTGCCTTCCTCGCCGCCGGCCTCGGTGCCGGTCTCTCCATCATCGGCGCCGCCCTCGGCATCGGTAAGCTCGCCGCCGCCGCCATGGACGCGACGGGCCGTCAGCCCGCCGCCGGTGGCGACATCCGCACCACGATGATCATCGCCGCGGCCCTCATCGAAGGCGCCACGCTGTTCGCGCTGGTCGTTTGCGTGCTTCTGGCCACCAAGGCCTAA
- a CDS encoding cupin domain-containing protein — protein sequence MSSHPHVIYEPDLPWTEVTQGPRVAYRRKQLGAAAKGQKLGCSLMELAPGKHAFPLHFHLANEEAYFILSGTGLLRLGDSTLPVKAGDYVALPPGAQSAHQLLNDGTETLRYLAFSTMVEPDVMVYPDSKKLCVTAGSAPGGDKASRTLFTVLPLSAEVDYWSGEER from the coding sequence ATGTCCTCCCATCCCCACGTCATCTACGAGCCGGACCTTCCGTGGACCGAAGTCACACAGGGCCCCCGCGTGGCCTACCGTCGCAAGCAGCTCGGTGCCGCCGCGAAGGGACAGAAGCTCGGCTGCAGCCTCATGGAGCTCGCTCCGGGCAAGCACGCCTTCCCGCTCCACTTCCACCTGGCCAACGAGGAGGCCTACTTCATCCTCTCTGGCACCGGACTCCTTCGCCTCGGTGACTCGACGCTTCCAGTGAAGGCCGGTGACTACGTGGCCCTGCCCCCGGGCGCACAGTCCGCGCACCAGCTCCTCAACGATGGCACCGAGACACTCCGCTACCTCGCGTTCTCCACCATGGTGGAGCCGGACGTCATGGTGTATCCGGACTCGAAGAAGCTCTGTGTCACCGCGGGCTCCGCGCCCGGGGGCGACAAGGCCTCTCGAACGCTGTTCACCGTCCTGCCCCTCTCCGCCGAAGTGGACTACTGGAGCGGCGAGGAGCGATAG
- a CDS encoding RHS repeat-associated core domain-containing protein, with translation MKTQPSLFIQDGCSATHPYPWMATLLLLLLMPSWASAAGQFRVCRPADQNEVDQRSFIWVCACGQDETGQDAQMYCDGLHQPSCSGGNCLYPPTGNLEDIGHYPCCATGLLCNAGPGNPDIIDGTESCDEPWAQCGAINSYCENPQNVCEAGWCKGNVARIQKGSGDYIAPETHCEYAPELDCSDENDGEDEMCAPDSPLGGATHIGNPVALGSRSTRHESTDVVIPGALKALEFKRSYVTTERKWAQGRSLLNDSNDSIPTPFGNSPAYPKSLHWWHNFYSFIYPHPTLPSSTSEVWQVREGSGKLLEFIGCQRSPSTCLSHPAPMSGETDGRLLWVSTGSSSGYFVLHKPGIGRFIYASIWQSNGSATDTRYFLTRIEDEKQLAPSGQARVLATLSYAAPAGLMCPGLSAGPDNGVPYLASIESTEGTRLRFAYKSVLSGSSGQPAQCVLAQVLVDSSTSASPAMPAVSYNYIKNGAGVEVAGLIESAPIHQEGKGTDSYTYPNFLTGNGQWTRRIDGTLITTHVTQDRRVNQSSSVRRGKRGSGNVTFLAPMGSTASCDIFSSAACVKRKSESAYLHGYSGAGNLFSPLGEYPHSFNMEKTTFADSWRVRTVARSCLEASSSCTQTQEFTWHQFGTGPAVVRAEKDFEDNWTVREWEGPGDGGVGGYAELKRIHIGAEDRDGGSALETVSFGYTDALAGTGSIVGERMRTEERQDSVLFLSGEVVARYTHDPATNRLKSVIRSGYSQGLQGSTWDASPVLKHMGTFYLTRHTCTGSTVDDPLGRVLEIQGPCWVDGPTATSCSTSLNSQVPVTQYHYWSASASGYNAQRLQKVVRFASTTGSTLCTGHAGLETTYDNYNLWGQPQLVVDPNGVQTSYTYEQERVTSITTQGATWNYTYDNGELTLVQSPRGDYELFCYRENSGVTNVCTGNWYDGLRSRSKIPFLGGIPYESIRYNKGGDGLPRDTTYAVRYGGQSLERRAHYSQANLDGMPSYTRIGGSIDSQQSYYVKPQLFDGAQRLVGAGAPYAAPPVLCGKLGMDGRPVSPLCMAFSYDRANRLTGTEQYPNIGSRTAGVRACFAYDNQGNVRSVRTGCPAASGAVDDCSACTQPESLYQYDDFGNIIEVALPWQGGSGKTRFSYDAMGQLRAKQTPQMALGMEHLSYAYDSMGRLLSSARTVTGTNATTEVLYTLGYDANEAPDASCPQPQNTQGRLRFRNDSFGQTWYSYDAHGRVTREIRARRSSSNTFACPVDNPGNTLHTTYGYSTAGDLTSIEYPYGHRAIYQYRLHEGSSIASDRVSGIRLERWSGSAWTLLASISNIEWEPYGDVRGYQINAPSSVQPVSVDYSYSSSTETAPASCAVTAGGWPGTFDFSGRVRSLFVSTGPLALNQGSGNLYKRFYTWKADQIVRTDTCLLGATTPVTEQFTYDGLLRLTSATRPTGNFAATGGAFSSRGYTYDGRGNRLTEEVDGQTLSLTHGTGAFVDRLNTRTSTGTSSALNLGYTHDADGRVTVKRWGPSSGTPTHQVEFSSGPSANGGNETVFRSVQVNGSTYEYFYDALNRRRLKRYPTTAEDEFFHDISTRLLIDRGNPSAIPPSGGYDHYVDDTYVWLGQRPVMVVRGRLSPQMNRETGSSVDCARNGEAATCGVYFPVTDMMGKTLVMLDASGKISGAADYDPFGYVNRVTQPAETSHPYLPSTNSTLATFSQATTSSLVSTRFRALFGETDIKDSADTVTLVDVGTGLPQGPAISQPASGRVWSHWVQPSAPQLGVRFVSDEHPSICGTCDLNQAPCNIKCGSANGVTLESYEYQRFQSGALPFWIPLRFPGQYHDTETDLFENWNRYYDPSTGRYLHAEPMLAWPEFALLMSRRELSAPTYSYAVNNPVSFADPDGLQVILMDEDARRIAAIMLQNPLGRQLYQWLDASPDIYEVWGRQDLGPNTYGRFSAGESSWANRTLPRGGTIRVNESLCQQGRIKPAGTMAHEFTHAALFDAINNPLSLTSRGMPLPFVVEEFLPDADAGGGLWGFIMSGAPHGRMNYYWLGQYQ, from the coding sequence ATGAAAACACAACCCAGCCTCTTCATTCAGGACGGCTGCTCCGCGACTCATCCCTATCCATGGATGGCGACACTCCTGCTGTTGCTCCTGATGCCTTCTTGGGCTTCCGCAGCAGGACAGTTCAGGGTCTGCCGTCCGGCCGACCAAAACGAAGTCGACCAGAGATCCTTCATCTGGGTGTGCGCCTGCGGACAGGACGAAACAGGCCAAGATGCACAGATGTACTGCGACGGTCTGCACCAACCGTCTTGCAGCGGCGGAAACTGCCTCTACCCCCCCACGGGAAACCTCGAAGACATCGGCCACTACCCCTGCTGCGCAACAGGTTTGCTTTGCAATGCTGGCCCTGGGAATCCCGACATCATCGACGGAACAGAGTCGTGCGACGAACCGTGGGCGCAATGCGGCGCCATCAACAGCTACTGCGAAAATCCGCAGAACGTCTGCGAGGCGGGCTGGTGCAAAGGCAATGTTGCCAGGATCCAAAAAGGCTCTGGCGACTACATCGCCCCCGAAACCCATTGCGAGTACGCACCCGAACTCGACTGCTCGGACGAGAACGATGGCGAGGACGAAATGTGCGCGCCTGACTCCCCCTTGGGCGGAGCCACGCACATTGGAAATCCTGTCGCCCTGGGCTCTCGTTCGACGAGACATGAATCAACGGATGTGGTGATTCCTGGCGCACTGAAAGCGCTGGAGTTCAAGCGCAGCTACGTCACCACCGAGAGGAAATGGGCACAGGGCCGAAGCCTGCTCAACGACTCCAACGACTCCATCCCTACCCCTTTCGGTAACTCTCCTGCCTATCCCAAGTCTCTCCACTGGTGGCACAACTTCTACAGCTTCATCTATCCCCATCCCACGCTCCCGTCCTCAACCAGTGAGGTCTGGCAGGTTCGGGAGGGCAGCGGCAAGTTGCTGGAGTTCATCGGCTGCCAGCGCTCCCCCTCCACGTGCCTCTCCCATCCAGCACCGATGTCCGGCGAAACCGATGGGCGACTTCTTTGGGTGAGCACAGGCTCCAGCAGTGGCTACTTCGTCCTGCATAAACCCGGCATCGGCCGGTTCATCTACGCGAGCATCTGGCAATCGAACGGAAGCGCCACCGACACGCGCTATTTCCTGACGCGTATCGAGGATGAAAAGCAACTGGCTCCGTCCGGGCAGGCTCGAGTTCTCGCGACCCTGAGCTACGCTGCGCCTGCAGGGCTCATGTGCCCGGGACTCAGCGCTGGCCCCGACAACGGCGTGCCCTATCTGGCCTCCATTGAAAGCACCGAAGGCACCCGGCTGCGCTTCGCATACAAATCGGTCCTGAGTGGCTCCTCCGGCCAACCTGCACAGTGCGTCCTCGCTCAGGTTCTCGTTGATTCATCCACCAGTGCATCACCTGCAATGCCTGCTGTCTCATACAACTACATCAAGAATGGCGCAGGGGTTGAGGTCGCAGGGCTCATCGAGAGTGCGCCCATCCACCAGGAGGGAAAGGGAACGGATAGCTATACCTATCCGAACTTCCTGACTGGGAACGGCCAATGGACCCGCCGTATCGACGGGACCCTCATCACAACCCATGTGACCCAGGATCGCAGAGTGAACCAAAGCTCTTCGGTGCGCAGGGGGAAACGCGGGAGTGGGAATGTCACCTTCTTGGCTCCGATGGGGTCCACCGCATCTTGTGACATCTTTTCCTCTGCTGCTTGTGTGAAGCGGAAATCCGAGTCCGCCTACCTCCATGGCTACTCGGGGGCGGGGAACCTCTTCAGTCCGCTCGGAGAATACCCTCACTCCTTCAACATGGAGAAGACGACCTTCGCTGACTCCTGGCGCGTTCGAACCGTTGCCAGGTCTTGTCTCGAAGCATCATCCTCCTGCACCCAGACCCAGGAGTTCACCTGGCACCAGTTCGGGACAGGTCCCGCGGTGGTTCGCGCGGAGAAGGACTTCGAGGACAACTGGACTGTCCGCGAGTGGGAGGGCCCTGGAGATGGCGGAGTCGGCGGGTATGCCGAGCTCAAGCGCATCCACATCGGTGCCGAAGACCGCGACGGAGGAAGTGCCCTGGAGACGGTCAGCTTCGGATACACCGACGCCCTGGCAGGTACGGGAAGTATTGTTGGCGAACGGATGCGCACCGAGGAGCGTCAAGACTCGGTGCTCTTCCTCTCGGGGGAGGTCGTCGCCCGGTACACGCATGACCCCGCCACGAATCGACTGAAGTCGGTGATTCGAAGTGGCTACAGCCAGGGTCTGCAGGGCTCGACCTGGGATGCATCTCCGGTGCTCAAGCACATGGGTACCTTCTATCTGACCAGGCACACGTGCACCGGTTCGACGGTGGACGATCCTCTGGGCCGCGTTCTCGAGATTCAGGGCCCCTGCTGGGTTGATGGACCCACCGCAACATCTTGCTCCACGAGCTTGAACAGTCAGGTTCCTGTCACCCAGTACCATTACTGGTCGGCCAGCGCTTCTGGCTACAACGCACAGCGATTGCAGAAGGTCGTACGCTTTGCGTCGACGACTGGCAGCACCCTCTGTACAGGGCACGCAGGTCTTGAGACCACCTACGACAACTACAATCTCTGGGGGCAACCCCAGCTCGTGGTGGACCCCAATGGAGTCCAGACCAGCTACACCTATGAGCAGGAGCGGGTTACTTCTATCACGACCCAAGGAGCCACGTGGAATTACACCTATGACAACGGTGAACTGACGCTCGTCCAGTCTCCTCGGGGAGACTACGAGCTCTTTTGCTATCGCGAGAACTCGGGTGTGACCAACGTCTGCACAGGGAACTGGTATGACGGCTTGCGCAGCCGAAGCAAGATCCCGTTCCTCGGGGGAATCCCATACGAATCCATCCGTTACAACAAGGGAGGAGACGGGCTTCCCAGAGATACGACCTATGCTGTCAGGTACGGAGGACAGAGCCTCGAAAGGCGAGCACACTACTCGCAGGCAAACCTCGATGGGATGCCGAGCTATACGCGCATCGGTGGTTCCATTGATTCCCAGCAGAGCTACTATGTGAAGCCTCAGCTCTTTGACGGCGCTCAACGTCTTGTCGGTGCCGGGGCTCCCTATGCGGCGCCACCTGTCCTGTGCGGCAAACTGGGTATGGATGGTCGGCCCGTCTCGCCGCTTTGCATGGCGTTCAGCTATGATCGAGCCAACCGACTGACTGGGACCGAACAATATCCCAACATCGGCTCTCGCACCGCTGGCGTGCGTGCTTGCTTCGCCTACGACAACCAAGGCAATGTACGTTCCGTGCGCACAGGATGCCCTGCAGCCAGTGGAGCTGTGGATGACTGCTCAGCCTGCACGCAACCGGAGTCTCTTTATCAGTACGACGACTTCGGTAACATCATTGAGGTGGCCCTGCCCTGGCAGGGTGGTAGCGGCAAGACACGTTTCAGCTACGACGCCATGGGGCAGCTTCGCGCCAAGCAGACTCCGCAGATGGCCCTCGGCATGGAACACCTCTCCTATGCCTATGACTCCATGGGGAGACTGCTTTCCTCCGCTCGTACCGTCACCGGAACGAATGCCACGACCGAGGTGCTCTACACCCTGGGCTATGACGCAAACGAAGCACCCGACGCAAGCTGCCCTCAGCCCCAGAACACCCAGGGACGGTTGCGCTTCCGGAACGACTCCTTCGGGCAGACCTGGTACTCGTACGATGCCCACGGACGTGTGACGCGCGAAATTCGCGCCCGCAGGAGTTCCTCGAATACGTTCGCCTGTCCGGTCGACAATCCGGGCAACACGCTTCACACGACCTATGGCTACTCGACGGCTGGCGACCTGACCTCCATCGAGTACCCCTATGGGCACAGGGCCATCTACCAATACCGGCTACACGAGGGCTCTTCCATTGCGTCGGATCGCGTGAGTGGCATTCGATTGGAACGATGGTCCGGCTCAGCCTGGACGCTGCTGGCGTCCATCTCGAACATCGAATGGGAGCCCTATGGAGATGTGCGTGGATATCAAATCAACGCGCCGTCTTCAGTGCAGCCAGTGTCTGTCGACTACTCCTACAGTTCCAGCACGGAGACAGCTCCAGCATCTTGCGCGGTTACCGCGGGAGGATGGCCAGGCACCTTCGACTTCAGTGGTCGGGTTCGGAGTCTCTTTGTCTCCACAGGTCCCTTGGCGCTAAACCAAGGGTCGGGAAACCTCTACAAGAGATTCTACACGTGGAAGGCCGACCAGATCGTGCGGACGGATACGTGCCTCCTGGGAGCTACGACGCCCGTGACGGAGCAGTTCACCTACGATGGGCTCCTGCGGCTCACCAGCGCGACGCGACCAACCGGGAACTTCGCGGCGACAGGTGGGGCGTTCAGCTCACGCGGCTACACCTATGACGGACGCGGGAACCGCCTGACAGAGGAGGTGGACGGACAGACGCTCTCGCTGACGCACGGGACGGGGGCATTCGTGGACAGGCTGAACACCCGGACCAGTACGGGCACCTCTTCGGCCTTGAATCTTGGCTACACCCACGATGCGGACGGCCGCGTGACGGTGAAGCGCTGGGGGCCATCGAGCGGGACACCCACCCATCAGGTGGAGTTCAGCTCGGGACCTTCCGCCAATGGCGGCAACGAGACGGTCTTCCGCTCCGTTCAGGTCAACGGAAGTACTTATGAGTACTTCTACGACGCACTGAACCGGCGCCGTCTCAAGCGGTATCCGACCACGGCGGAAGATGAGTTCTTCCACGACATCTCGACCCGGCTCCTCATCGACCGTGGAAATCCCAGCGCGATTCCTCCCAGCGGAGGCTACGACCACTACGTAGACGACACCTATGTCTGGCTCGGACAACGGCCTGTCATGGTCGTTCGAGGAAGACTGTCCCCGCAGATGAACCGGGAGACAGGCTCCTCCGTCGACTGCGCGCGCAATGGAGAGGCAGCGACTTGCGGAGTCTACTTCCCCGTCACCGACATGATGGGCAAAACACTGGTGATGCTGGACGCCTCTGGCAAGATCTCTGGCGCAGCGGACTACGACCCTTTCGGGTACGTCAACCGTGTCACCCAACCCGCCGAGACATCACATCCGTACCTTCCGAGTACAAACTCCACGCTTGCAACGTTCTCACAAGCAACTACGAGTTCTCTGGTCAGCACGCGGTTTCGCGCCCTCTTCGGGGAAACCGACATAAAGGACAGTGCGGACACGGTCACCCTCGTAGACGTTGGTACTGGATTGCCTCAGGGCCCTGCCATTTCCCAGCCTGCGAGCGGACGGGTCTGGAGCCATTGGGTGCAGCCGTCCGCACCACAGCTTGGCGTACGGTTCGTCTCAGATGAACATCCATCCATCTGCGGGACATGTGACCTGAACCAAGCCCCCTGCAACATCAAGTGCGGCTCGGCCAATGGTGTCACGCTGGAGAGCTACGAGTATCAGCGATTCCAGTCAGGAGCGCTGCCATTCTGGATCCCACTGCGATTTCCTGGGCAGTACCACGACACAGAGACCGATCTCTTCGAGAACTGGAACCGCTACTACGATCCAAGCACGGGCCGGTATCTACACGCAGAACCAATGCTCGCTTGGCCAGAGTTCGCCTTGCTGATGTCAAGGAGAGAACTAAGTGCACCCACATACTCATATGCAGTCAACAATCCAGTAAGCTTTGCCGACCCTGATGGATTGCAGGTTATACTGATGGATGAGGACGCAAGAAGGATTGCAGCCATAATGCTGCAAAATCCGCTCGGGCGCCAACTGTACCAGTGGCTAGATGCCTCACCCGACATCTACGAAGTATGGGGGCGACAGGATCTAGGGCCCAATACATACGGACGATTCAGCGCAGGAGAATCCTCATGGGCAAACAGGACGCTACCACGGGGGGGCACCATCCGCGTAAACGAATCTCTCTGTCAACAAGGCAGGATAAAACCTGCCGGTACCATGGCCCACGAGTTCACTCACGCAGCACTATTTGACGCCATAAACAATCCGCTCTCCTTGACCTCAAGAGGAATGCCTCTCCCATTCGTCGTCGAAGAATTCCTCCCCGACGCCGACGCAGGTGGTGGTCTGTGGGGTTTTATTATGAGCGGAGCCCCCCACGGCAGGATGAACTACTACTGGCTAGGACAATACCAATGA
- a CDS encoding citrate/2-methylcitrate synthase, with amino-acid sequence MSRRKGGRSQSRFVHRPEDELVTAVEAAALLGVKRATLYTYVSRGLVRCVPEPGSKENRYVRSDLERLKVRHDARAGHAAVASGALRWGEPVIDSSVSQVGAEGLAYRGHSAVELATSGRSLESVAELLWSGTLPEEDPRWASEEPALPPSELARLLPRGTTPVAALSALVPLLAVRDAGRFAAPPEQEKARARRLLRQLAGWVCVAQAPGRVARALRAPTVAESLAIAWDTKAKRAPDLLNRALVLCADHELNVSTFTARVTASSGADLYACVSAALAALSGPRHGGACDRVEALLAEVGKPERATAVVHERLRRGDAVPGFGHQLYPDGDPRSPPIMDAAREVKPEVQSVRVARAVLDAMRKAGHPGPTVDLGLVMLAEALGLPPGAAATLFAVGRMTGWVAHILEQREQGHLLRPRARYVASRATARDSIPNP; translated from the coding sequence ATGAGTAGACGCAAGGGTGGACGCTCTCAATCTCGATTCGTCCATCGACCTGAGGACGAGCTGGTGACGGCGGTTGAGGCCGCGGCGCTCCTGGGGGTGAAGCGGGCGACGCTCTACACCTACGTGAGCCGAGGGCTCGTGCGCTGCGTGCCGGAGCCGGGCTCGAAGGAGAATCGTTATGTGCGCTCGGACCTGGAGAGACTAAAGGTCCGGCACGACGCGCGGGCGGGGCACGCGGCGGTGGCGTCGGGGGCACTGAGGTGGGGAGAGCCGGTCATTGACTCATCCGTGTCCCAGGTGGGAGCGGAGGGGCTCGCATACCGGGGGCACTCCGCAGTGGAGTTGGCGACGAGTGGAAGGAGCCTCGAGTCCGTGGCGGAGTTGCTGTGGTCAGGGACGCTGCCCGAGGAAGACCCTCGTTGGGCAAGCGAGGAGCCCGCTCTACCGCCCTCCGAGTTGGCGCGACTGCTACCGCGAGGAACAACGCCGGTGGCGGCGCTATCGGCACTGGTGCCATTGCTGGCGGTTAGGGACGCGGGGCGTTTCGCAGCGCCGCCGGAGCAGGAGAAGGCGCGGGCGCGAAGACTGCTGCGACAGTTGGCGGGCTGGGTGTGCGTGGCGCAAGCGCCGGGACGAGTCGCCCGAGCCCTACGAGCGCCGACAGTGGCCGAGTCACTGGCAATCGCGTGGGACACCAAGGCGAAGCGAGCGCCGGATTTGCTCAATCGGGCCCTGGTGTTGTGCGCGGACCACGAACTCAACGTGTCCACGTTCACGGCCCGGGTGACTGCCTCCTCGGGAGCTGACCTGTATGCCTGCGTGAGTGCAGCGCTGGCGGCATTGTCGGGGCCAAGGCACGGAGGGGCCTGCGACAGGGTGGAGGCGCTTTTGGCGGAGGTGGGGAAGCCGGAGCGAGCGACCGCGGTGGTGCACGAGCGCCTGCGTCGAGGCGACGCGGTACCGGGCTTCGGGCACCAGTTGTATCCCGACGGTGACCCGAGGTCTCCACCCATCATGGACGCGGCGCGAGAGGTGAAACCCGAAGTGCAAAGTGTGCGCGTGGCGAGGGCGGTCCTCGATGCGATGCGCAAGGCCGGACATCCAGGGCCGACAGTGGACCTGGGGTTGGTCATGCTCGCGGAAGCACTGGGCCTCCCCCCGGGAGCAGCAGCGACCCTCTTCGCCGTGGGCCGCATGACAGGCTGGGTCGCGCACATCCTGGAGCAGCGTGAGCAGGGACACCTGCTGCGCCCCAGGGCCCGTTACGTGGCAAGCAGAGCGACAGCCAGGGACTCCATCCCAAATCCCTGA